In a genomic window of Salegentibacter salegens:
- a CDS encoding ABC transporter permease produces MKRFTGFIKKEFYHIFRDRRSLFILFGMPIAQILLFGFAITNEINNVDIAILDHSKDATTEEIINKISASKYFSIKQMIGREAEIETAFKNGKIKAVLNFENDFGKKLVKESKVTIQIITDATDPNTANSITNYLNAILQNYQQSENRGIQIEYQIIPKTRMVYNPELKSVFMFVPGVMTIILMLVSAMMTSISITREKELGTMEILLVSPLKPFQVIVGKVVPYIFLSIINAAVIVLLSIFLFGMPVQGSLFLLGAESVLFIITSLALGILISTIAETQQSAMMISLMGLMLPVILLSGFIFPITSMPEPLQIISHIIPAKWFIIIIKGIMLKGIGMSFIWKETLILIAMTVFFIGLSVKKYKIRLE; encoded by the coding sequence ATGAAACGATTTACAGGCTTTATAAAAAAGGAATTCTACCATATCTTTCGGGATAGGCGGTCGCTGTTTATCCTTTTTGGAATGCCAATTGCCCAAATCTTGCTTTTCGGGTTTGCCATTACCAACGAGATCAATAACGTTGATATCGCCATTTTAGACCATTCTAAAGATGCTACTACCGAAGAAATAATCAATAAGATTTCAGCATCAAAATACTTCAGTATAAAACAAATGATCGGCCGGGAAGCAGAAATTGAAACTGCTTTTAAAAATGGAAAAATTAAAGCGGTATTGAATTTTGAAAATGATTTCGGTAAAAAACTCGTCAAAGAAAGTAAAGTCACGATTCAGATAATAACCGATGCTACAGATCCAAATACGGCCAATTCCATCACTAATTATTTAAATGCCATTCTGCAAAACTACCAGCAATCAGAAAATAGGGGAATTCAGATAGAATATCAGATTATCCCTAAAACGCGAATGGTTTACAACCCGGAACTTAAAAGTGTATTTATGTTCGTGCCCGGGGTGATGACCATTATTTTAATGCTGGTTTCGGCAATGATGACTTCCATCTCCATTACCCGGGAAAAAGAATTGGGAACGATGGAAATTTTATTGGTTTCACCGCTAAAACCATTTCAGGTAATCGTTGGGAAAGTTGTGCCTTATATCTTCCTATCTATTATAAACGCCGCCGTAATTGTGCTATTGAGCATTTTTTTGTTTGGAATGCCGGTTCAGGGCAGCTTGTTTTTATTGGGCGCAGAAAGCGTGCTATTTATCATCACTTCCCTGGCATTGGGGATTCTAATCTCCACCATCGCAGAGACTCAGCAATCGGCAATGATGATTTCCCTTATGGGCCTAATGCTGCCCGTAATCCTTTTGTCGGGATTTATTTTTCCTATAACGAGCATGCCCGAGCCTCTACAAATTATCAGTCATATCATCCCCGCTAAATGGTTCATCATCATTATAAAAGGGATTATGCTAAAAGGAATTGGGATGTCATTTATTTGGAAGGAGACCCTGATTTTAATTGCAATGACGGTCTTTTTTATTGGATTAAGCGTCAAAAAATATAAAATACGGCTGGAATAA
- a CDS encoding ABC transporter ATP-binding protein, whose protein sequence is MEKENVIEAEELTKAFGDFKAVNAISFEVKKGEIFGFLGANGAGKTTAMKMLIGISKPTSGKANVAGYDVYSQTESIKKNIGYMSQKFALYDDLTVKENITFFGGIYGLSRAKIKEKREQLIAELGLEDISNKLVGSLPLGWKQKLSFSVSLLHEPKIVFLDEPTGGVDPITRRQFWEMIYKAADQGTTIFVTTHYMDEAEYCDRVSIMVEGKIEALDTPKKLKEQFKVDSMNDVFLKLARNIE, encoded by the coding sequence ATGGAAAAAGAAAACGTCATAGAAGCCGAAGAATTAACCAAAGCTTTTGGGGATTTTAAAGCGGTAAATGCCATAAGTTTTGAAGTGAAAAAAGGGGAGATTTTTGGGTTTTTGGGAGCTAATGGCGCCGGAAAAACAACGGCGATGAAAATGCTGATTGGGATTTCCAAACCTACATCCGGCAAGGCAAATGTTGCCGGTTATGACGTGTATTCGCAAACGGAAAGCATCAAGAAGAACATTGGCTATATGAGTCAGAAGTTTGCATTGTATGACGATTTAACGGTGAAAGAGAATATTACTTTTTTCGGGGGTATTTATGGTTTATCGAGAGCAAAAATTAAAGAGAAAAGAGAACAATTGATTGCAGAACTGGGTTTGGAAGACATCAGTAATAAATTGGTGGGTTCGCTGCCTTTGGGATGGAAACAAAAACTATCCTTTTCGGTATCGCTTTTACACGAGCCTAAAATTGTTTTTTTAGATGAACCCACCGGCGGTGTGGACCCCATTACCCGGCGACAATTTTGGGAGATGATCTATAAAGCAGCAGACCAGGGTACCACTATTTTCGTGACTACCCATTATATGGATGAAGCCGAATATTGCGACAGGGTTTCCATAATGGTAGAAGGAAAAATAGAAGCGCTGGATACGCCTAAAAAATTGAAGGAGCAGTTTAAAGTCGATTCTATGAATGATGTGTTTTTGAAATTGGCGAGAAACATTGAATAG
- a CDS encoding ABC transporter ATP-binding protein, which produces MGISLRNIVKSYKKVKAVEDISFEVKPGELFGLIGPDGAGKTTIFRILTTLLIPDNGSATVAGYDIIEDYKAIRKSVGYMPGRFSLYQDLSVEENLNFFATIFGTTIEENYELIEDIYVQIEPFKNRRAGKLSGGMKQKLALSCALIHKPKVLFLDEPTTGVDPVSRKEFWEMLKRLQKKGITILVSTPYMDEAALCDRIALIQDGGILEIDTPENIVKKFPKTIYNVGANNMYKLIQSLQQYEHVYSVFPFGEFVHYTDKRESFKIEDLKSYLKKEGLTQISIEATQPNIEDAFMELAK; this is translated from the coding sequence ATGGGTATTTCCCTGCGCAATATCGTCAAATCCTATAAAAAGGTAAAAGCAGTTGAGGACATTTCGTTCGAGGTGAAACCGGGCGAACTGTTTGGGCTGATTGGGCCCGATGGCGCAGGGAAAACTACCATTTTTAGGATACTCACCACCCTTCTAATTCCGGATAACGGCAGCGCAACAGTAGCAGGATATGATATTATAGAAGATTATAAAGCCATACGTAAATCGGTTGGTTATATGCCGGGGCGGTTTTCACTCTATCAGGATTTAAGCGTAGAAGAAAACCTGAATTTTTTCGCCACCATTTTTGGGACGACGATTGAAGAGAACTACGAATTGATTGAGGATATTTATGTACAAATTGAACCTTTTAAAAACCGGCGCGCTGGAAAGTTATCGGGTGGAATGAAACAAAAATTGGCTCTATCCTGTGCTTTAATCCACAAACCAAAAGTACTTTTCCTGGACGAACCCACCACGGGTGTAGATCCTGTATCACGGAAAGAATTTTGGGAAATGCTTAAGCGCTTGCAGAAAAAAGGGATTACCATTCTGGTCTCGACACCGTATATGGACGAGGCGGCTTTATGCGACAGGATTGCCTTGATTCAGGATGGTGGGATTTTGGAAATTGACACTCCGGAAAACATTGTAAAAAAATTTCCAAAAACCATTTACAACGTGGGCGCCAACAATATGTATAAATTAATACAAAGCCTTCAACAATATGAACACGTGTATAGCGTATTTCCTTTTGGGGAATTTGTGCATTACACCGATAAACGGGAGTCTTTTAAAATAGAAGATTTAAAGTCCTATCTGAAAAAAGAAGGGCTCACACAAATAAGCATAGAAGCCACTCAACCTAATATAGAGGATGCCTTTATGGAATTAGCCAAATAA
- a CDS encoding Dps family protein: MSNLNEIGLNTEKSKNNAEKLNKLLANYSIFYQNTRGFHWNIKGDKFFALHVKFEELYNDLKVKIDEVAERILTLGYTPEHRYSKYNTESIIAESELISDGLEAVENILNAYSTILTMQREILDLAADANDEGTVALMSDYIQQQEKEVWMYSSLLNK; this comes from the coding sequence ATGAGCAATTTAAATGAAATTGGTTTAAATACCGAAAAGTCAAAAAACAATGCCGAAAAATTAAATAAACTTTTAGCTAATTATTCCATCTTTTACCAAAACACCAGAGGTTTTCATTGGAATATTAAAGGAGATAAATTCTTTGCACTTCACGTAAAATTTGAAGAGTTGTATAACGATTTAAAGGTAAAAATCGATGAAGTGGCTGAACGCATTTTAACCCTGGGCTACACCCCGGAACACAGATACTCAAAATATAATACTGAATCTATTATTGCCGAAAGCGAATTAATTTCTGATGGTTTAGAAGCTGTAGAGAATATTTTGAATGCCTATTCTACTATTTTAACGATGCAAAGGGAAATTCTTGATTTGGCTGCCGATGCCAATGATGAAGGTACCGTAGCCCTGATGAGCGATTACATTCAGCAGCAAGAGAAAGAAGTTTGGATGTATTCTTCATTATTAAATAAATAG
- a CDS encoding HlyD family secretion protein codes for MKSIKIIIAASVFSVLISCSDTEKADGYGNFEATEITVSAEANGKLQFLEVDEGEVLEKGLLVGLVDTLQLYLNKQQLLASKETVASKSGGVWSQVSVFQEQLQTAKSEQQRVKNMFDESAATQRQLDQANSQVDVLKKQIKNVETQNSPILNEVKSIEAKIAQINDQIKKSKIENPLKGTVLTQYVEASEIVSFGRPLYKIADLSLMTLRVYVSEPQLANIKIGQEVTVKIDAGEELKSYSGKIDWISDTSEFTPKIIQTKEERANLVYAVTIKIKNDGSLKIGMPAEMWIN; via the coding sequence ATGAAAAGTATAAAAATAATAATTGCAGCAAGTGTTTTTAGTGTACTGATTTCCTGTTCAGATACTGAAAAAGCCGACGGCTATGGCAATTTTGAAGCTACTGAAATCACGGTTTCTGCTGAAGCAAACGGCAAACTTCAATTCTTGGAAGTAGATGAAGGCGAAGTTTTGGAAAAAGGACTGCTTGTAGGTTTGGTAGATACGCTCCAGCTTTATTTAAACAAGCAACAATTACTAGCTTCAAAAGAAACAGTTGCTTCAAAATCTGGCGGGGTTTGGTCACAAGTTAGCGTATTTCAAGAGCAATTGCAAACGGCAAAATCTGAACAACAACGGGTTAAAAATATGTTTGATGAAAGTGCCGCTACCCAACGCCAACTGGACCAGGCCAATAGTCAGGTAGATGTGCTTAAAAAACAAATAAAAAACGTGGAAACGCAAAATTCGCCCATTCTGAACGAGGTAAAATCCATCGAAGCCAAAATAGCGCAAATCAATGATCAGATTAAAAAATCTAAAATAGAAAATCCGTTAAAGGGTACGGTTTTGACCCAATATGTCGAAGCAAGTGAAATAGTTTCCTTTGGAAGACCGCTTTATAAAATCGCCGATCTAAGCTTAATGACCTTACGCGTATATGTGAGCGAACCGCAGTTGGCCAATATTAAAATTGGTCAGGAAGTTACCGTAAAAATTGATGCGGGAGAAGAACTGAAATCTTATTCAGGTAAAATTGATTGGATTTCAGATACCTCAGAATTCACCCCTAAAATCATTCAAACAAAAGAAGAACGCGCAAACCTTGTATATGCGGTCACTATCAAAATTAAAAACGACGGTAGCCTAAAAATTGGAATGCCTGCGGAAATGTGGATAAATTAA
- a CDS encoding TolC family protein — protein sequence MKKLVFILIGFVPLLTPAQEVLTLEECYALVEKNYPLATKAKLLEEKANFDIKVLEKDRLPKLDINAQATYQSDVIEFPGDIPNANFETPNKDQYRATMDANQLIYNGGSIAARASLKNAEMKTLQQEVAVNLYELKGRINKNYFNVLLFQEQINLLQSKMEQLEARVKEVESGVKYGAVLASSQQVLQAEILKLEQQVTEADFTRIKALNHLSQLLATNLNERTNLVKPNIFINVTNDSDRPEVKLFELQQQQLETSKTVIEKANYPKLLGFAQAGYGNPGLNMLENSFEDFYMVGLKVNWNIFDWGKTKQQKKAVDISKEMITTEKETFKLNNSINIKEAMSEINKYRELLQSDSGIIEMRKKVLEATTVQFQNGAITSSEYITELNNLYEAEINQDLHEVQLLLAKANYKMIKGDLNQ from the coding sequence ATGAAGAAGTTGGTGTTCATACTTATTGGTTTCGTGCCCCTTTTGACACCTGCGCAGGAAGTTCTGACTTTGGAAGAATGCTATGCGCTTGTTGAAAAGAACTATCCGCTGGCTACTAAAGCCAAATTGCTGGAAGAAAAAGCAAATTTTGACATAAAAGTTTTAGAAAAAGACCGCTTACCTAAATTGGATATCAATGCCCAGGCTACTTATCAGTCAGACGTAATTGAGTTTCCCGGCGATATCCCAAATGCCAATTTTGAAACACCAAATAAAGATCAATACCGTGCCACAATGGATGCGAACCAACTTATCTACAACGGCGGAAGCATTGCGGCAAGAGCCAGTTTAAAAAATGCCGAAATGAAAACCCTTCAACAAGAGGTTGCGGTTAATCTATACGAATTAAAAGGCCGAATCAATAAAAATTACTTTAACGTTTTGTTGTTTCAGGAGCAAATAAACTTGTTACAATCTAAAATGGAACAACTGGAAGCACGCGTAAAAGAGGTGGAAAGCGGCGTGAAATATGGAGCCGTTTTGGCTTCCTCCCAACAGGTATTACAAGCTGAAATATTAAAGTTGGAACAACAAGTTACCGAAGCAGATTTTACCAGAATAAAAGCCCTGAATCATTTGTCGCAACTTCTGGCAACCAATTTAAACGAGCGCACAAATTTGGTCAAACCGAATATATTCATCAACGTAACTAATGATTCCGATAGACCGGAAGTAAAACTTTTTGAACTGCAACAGCAGCAATTGGAAACCTCAAAAACAGTTATTGAAAAAGCCAATTACCCCAAATTATTGGGATTTGCCCAGGCCGGTTATGGCAACCCGGGACTCAATATGTTAGAAAATTCGTTTGAGGATTTTTATATGGTGGGTTTAAAAGTAAACTGGAATATTTTTGACTGGGGAAAGACAAAGCAACAGAAAAAAGCGGTGGACATTTCAAAAGAAATGATAACAACGGAAAAAGAAACCTTTAAGCTGAATAATAGCATCAATATCAAGGAAGCAATGAGCGAGATTAATAAATACCGGGAATTGCTGCAAAGCGACTCCGGCATCATAGAAATGCGTAAAAAAGTACTGGAAGCTACTACTGTCCAATTTCAAAATGGGGCGATTACTTCTTCGGAATATATTACCGAATTGAATAATCTCTACGAAGCAGAGATTAATCAGGATTTACACGAAGTACAATTATTGCTGGCAAAAGCGAATTACAAGATGATAAAAGGGGATTTAAATCAATAA
- a CDS encoding TetR/AcrR family transcriptional regulator — MAKIKTENTEKHILNAAENIFQTKGMSGARMQEIADKAGINKAMLHYYYRSKQSLFEAVFEKAFSLLAPQLNAILNDDSSIEDKITNFTHNYITFITKHPYIPNFIIQELNRNPGFIEKLQANSAFPSLDKFNAQVEKEVKDGILKPTDGKQLFIHILSLNIFPFVATPLVKGFLKLNDREFKKLMEQRKTEVSEFIINSIKK; from the coding sequence ATGGCAAAAATAAAGACTGAAAATACAGAGAAGCATATTTTAAATGCTGCTGAAAATATCTTCCAAACCAAAGGAATGAGCGGTGCGAGAATGCAGGAAATTGCCGATAAGGCGGGAATAAATAAAGCGATGCTGCATTATTACTATCGCAGCAAACAATCGCTGTTTGAAGCAGTATTTGAAAAAGCTTTTTCTTTACTGGCGCCTCAACTCAACGCTATTCTAAATGACGATTCTTCTATAGAAGATAAAATCACCAATTTTACCCATAACTATATTACGTTTATTACCAAACATCCCTATATCCCAAATTTTATCATTCAGGAATTAAACCGTAACCCCGGTTTTATTGAAAAGCTTCAGGCAAACAGCGCTTTTCCATCTTTAGATAAATTCAATGCACAGGTAGAAAAGGAAGTAAAAGACGGTATTTTAAAGCCTACCGACGGAAAACAGCTTTTTATTCATATTCTGTCGCTTAATATATTTCCTTTTGTTGCCACACCTCTGGTAAAAGGCTTTTTGAAATTAAATGACCGGGAGTTCAAAAAATTGATGGAACAACGTAAGACCGAAGTTTCAGAATTTATTATTAATTCCATTAAAAAGTAA
- a CDS encoding IS110 family RNA-guided transposase, protein MKNQDFTCFIGIDISKKMFDVAIIHDERTTSYVFENSKKGTNAFIRLLKNQKISLFDTLICLEHTGVYGKLIIAKLVEKQAHFCVEMPIQITRSIGLLRGKNDKVDAKRIAQYASKNFQDLKLYEPIPEVLEKAKILLKIRRQLVNVKADLNKYPNELELFSPEIGKLAKKNLKKINKTLVDEIKRIEGEINKLILSDDKLNKAVGLATSVTGIGRITALHFTIFTSFFTKYDNPKQLACYCGVVPFDYTSGSSINRKSRVHPMANRTLKKHLHMSALAAINHDPEIRDYFERKVGEGKNKMLIVNNVRNKLVHRICAVIKRQQPYVKSVA, encoded by the coding sequence ATGAAGAATCAGGACTTTACTTGTTTTATCGGTATAGATATATCGAAAAAAATGTTCGATGTGGCTATCATTCATGATGAAAGGACTACCTCGTATGTTTTCGAAAACTCTAAAAAAGGAACCAATGCTTTTATTAGACTTCTCAAGAATCAAAAGATTTCTTTGTTTGACACGCTTATCTGCTTGGAACATACAGGTGTTTATGGCAAACTTATCATTGCTAAACTTGTAGAGAAACAAGCCCATTTTTGTGTAGAAATGCCTATTCAGATTACTCGAAGTATTGGTCTGCTTAGAGGGAAAAACGATAAGGTAGATGCCAAACGTATTGCACAATATGCTTCTAAGAACTTCCAGGACTTGAAGCTCTATGAACCTATCCCCGAGGTGCTTGAAAAAGCGAAGATACTCCTCAAAATAAGAAGACAGCTTGTCAACGTAAAAGCAGACCTCAATAAATATCCCAATGAACTTGAGCTTTTCTCTCCTGAAATAGGAAAACTTGCTAAAAAGAACTTGAAAAAAATCAATAAAACTCTTGTTGATGAAATTAAACGTATTGAAGGTGAAATCAACAAACTCATACTTTCCGATGACAAGCTTAACAAAGCCGTCGGATTGGCAACTTCCGTTACAGGTATAGGACGTATTACCGCACTCCATTTTACCATATTTACTAGCTTTTTCACCAAATATGACAATCCAAAACAACTTGCCTGTTATTGTGGTGTAGTGCCTTTTGATTATACCTCTGGCTCTTCTATAAACCGTAAATCTAGAGTACATCCAATGGCAAACAGAACACTTAAAAAACATCTGCATATGAGTGCTTTGGCAGCGATCAACCATGATCCCGAGATTAGGGATTATTTTGAAAGGAAAGTTGGAGAAGGAAAGAATAAAATGCTTATTGTAAACAATGTAAGGAATAAACTCGTACATAGGATCTGTGCCGTCATTAAAAGACAGCAACCTTATGTTAAAAGTGTAGCTTAA
- a CDS encoding BfmA/BtgA family mobilization protein: MTFKIKTSVAKRFRKFNKDLGLRQSASLDLMPDFFETNRLSPTQHLGPNMKSLENHLEKRINASIAIVRAIESTQTKPTQAMLAALFESLPEKAKRKLPPSFEQALQNTLAHKPITPQLPESLPEKKDLREVLKNIEMVKPTFGKPYLKVNMEYDELKSLKYKYHVYHD, translated from the coding sequence GTGACCTTCAAAATTAAAACTTCGGTAGCCAAACGCTTCCGAAAATTCAATAAGGATTTAGGACTTAGACAATCAGCAAGCTTGGATCTGATGCCGGACTTTTTTGAAACTAACAGGCTCTCTCCTACCCAACACCTCGGTCCTAATATGAAATCCCTGGAAAACCACCTGGAGAAGAGGATCAATGCTTCTATTGCTATTGTAAGAGCTATTGAAAGTACTCAAACCAAACCTACACAAGCCATGCTTGCCGCCCTATTTGAAAGCCTGCCTGAAAAGGCAAAAAGGAAACTCCCTCCTTCTTTTGAACAAGCACTGCAGAATACCCTGGCCCATAAACCAATCACACCCCAATTGCCTGAATCCCTACCTGAGAAAAAGGATCTTAGAGAAGTCCTTAAAAATATAGAAATGGTGAAACCTACTTTCGGAAAACCTTACCTGAAAGTAAATATGGAATATGATGAGCTCAAATCTCTTAAATATAAATATCATGTATATCACGATTAG
- a CDS encoding outer membrane beta-barrel protein, protein MKTNNIKAAAKSAILALAIVLALFSVNGEALAQSKNEVSFYLQGSFSKLKYEALGQDSEMENGFGLGANYAYYLTENWSLGTGAELQYMEGSISLPTVQGSFMTQDAEADEFEFRYRATNFAENQEVYFLNIPLQVQYESSGTVRFHTAAGVKAGLVLTSEYQSSATSLETSGFYPQYDVELTSPEFAGFGEFAAINNTESELDLKTNFVAHVESGVKLMLENSQSLYMGLFLDYGLNDIKPDTSGKRLIDYNAQNPTDFVFGSLLSSRRDINALQESDEVKSLAFGIKIQYAFQF, encoded by the coding sequence ATGAAAACTAATAATATCAAAGCAGCCGCTAAGAGTGCTATTTTAGCACTTGCTATAGTACTCGCTCTCTTTAGTGTAAATGGGGAGGCTTTAGCGCAATCTAAAAATGAAGTCTCATTTTATCTGCAGGGATCTTTTTCGAAGCTAAAGTATGAAGCTTTAGGGCAGGACAGCGAAATGGAAAATGGTTTTGGCCTGGGAGCTAATTATGCTTATTATTTAACTGAAAATTGGAGTCTTGGCACAGGTGCCGAATTACAGTATATGGAAGGATCGATTTCTCTGCCCACTGTGCAGGGTTCTTTTATGACCCAGGATGCTGAAGCAGATGAGTTCGAATTTAGATACCGAGCTACTAATTTTGCAGAAAATCAGGAAGTGTATTTTCTTAATATTCCTCTCCAGGTTCAATATGAATCCTCTGGTACGGTGAGGTTTCATACGGCTGCCGGAGTTAAAGCAGGCTTAGTTTTGACTTCAGAATATCAAAGCTCGGCTACTTCGCTTGAAACCAGCGGCTTTTATCCTCAATATGACGTGGAACTCACCAGTCCTGAATTTGCCGGATTTGGAGAATTTGCTGCTATAAACAATACTGAGTCTGAACTGGACCTGAAAACAAACTTTGTAGCCCATGTGGAAAGCGGGGTAAAACTGATGCTGGAAAACAGCCAGTCGCTCTATATGGGACTTTTTCTTGATTACGGATTAAATGATATTAAACCTGATACTTCCGGAAAAAGGCTTATTGATTACAACGCTCAAAATCCGACGGATTTTGTCTTTGGTAGTTTGTTATCCTCTCGGAGGGATATTAATGCATTACAGGAGTCAGATGAAGTTAAGTCCCTGGCTTTTGGTATAAAAATTCAATATGCATTTCAATTTTAA